CCGGATCCACTCCAAACTGGCTGCAGTAATCCTCATAGTATCCGACGCGTGCCTTCACCGTAGCCGGATTCTTGCCGTCGCACTCGAGCCCGCCGTTGATGGCTCGTATCGTGGCTCCGAATCCCTGCCCGGAGACGATTAGCTGGTGCACATTGTTCATCCAGAACCAGAGCGCGGTCTTGAACGACACGGTCACGTCGTTGGCCACGGTTTCGGGTTTACCGAGGCCGTCGAACCCGATGGAATTCCCCGCCGGACCGTAATTGTAGTTCCAGGAGATTTGAAGCGGGCCACGGCCATAGTACCCCTTTCCTGGGACACAGGGGTACTGGGTGTTAGACGGGTCGCAGTAGTTCTTGGACGGGCCATCAATCTCCTCTATGTAGCAAAAATCTGCATAGCAAATAATAAATCGCAGAATAAGACCATTTTGTATTGTTTCCTATCatgtataattaaataaaaaaggacCTACAATTACGAAAGTtccaattttaataaaattctatGATGTTGGAGAAGGCGATTTGAATCTGACTTGGGCCCATAGGTCAATTCATGGACACAAGTGAATCATGTGATGGtcaaaaacaatccaaattggagtgtaaTTGTATAACACTATGTTTATTTTGTTAGTGCGCTCTATATTGTAGTTACTTACGTCCGGTCTCGTGCGTGACGTGGGCGAAGAATGCGGCGATCTCGCGCTTGGAATCGTCGACAGTGCCGACACGGCCGAAGCTCGGGTACGCCGCGACCACCGACAGGAACGCGTCGCGCGTGTAGAAACCCCGGCCGACGCACCCGGCTCCGGCCTGCCCGATGATTCCGTCGAAGAACTCCTGCGTCACGACGTCTGCCACGGAGACGTTGTTGGCCGGCGGCGAGGCCTCGCAGGGTCCCTCCTGGCACCCCGCGCCGCAGTAGTCGCTCCCCGTGCCGCAGTAGCCCCACTTGCTGCAGCAGAGGTCGGAGGAGCAGCCACAGTTTTGTGCGGCGGCCGCGCGGGGGCCGGAGAAGAGTAGGGAGAGAgctaagagagagaggaggggatgGAACAGTTCCATTTTGTGGTCGTGTGCGTGTTCTCTAATATGAGTTGTGTGATTGAATTTGTTTTGGAAGGGGTATTTATAGTGGGATTGGGGCATGAAAAGTTTGAACAAACCGCGTTGGATTGGATGATGATGGATTGACTTGGACTTGGGCTCCGAAGAGAAATGATGAGACCACAAAATTTTCAATGACCAGGAACTGGAACTGtcctgtaaaaaaataaatatgaatcttaatattaaaataattttttttctaataaaaataacatagaAAGCACATTAATTTGGCGGTTCGCGAGTGACATTCAGTGACGTagacaaataataataataataataataaaaacaataatgCGTCAGGAGCATCCAAAGAGTTCGTGCGCGTGTGAATAGAGAGAGGCCGCGTTGATGTGAAGCAGATGTTTTTTGTGAAAAGCCTGTAGGCAGTGTGAAGGAGACGCAAAGGAGCCCAATTTCGCGCTGCATTTGACGTGAGGCTACTGGTGTttgtgggggaaaaaaaaaaaaaccatctaGGTATCTCGAAATCTAACTCTTAAATTTACGGTTATAAATAGAATTTATAATATTCGAGCATGACTCGGATTCGCAATAGGATAGATAATTTGTGTGAAATTTATAGGCAGCTTAAAACAAGACAAAAATCATGGAGAAATAAACATGATTCTCTAAATAGAATTTATGATGTTCTACTTGGACTCGGATTCGGATTCCACTACTGCTGCACACAATAGGTTAGATATTTTGTATAAAACTTATAGGCATctcgaaacaaaacaaaaatcacGAAGAGATAAACAAGATTCTCCTTGATTTCAGTACCACCTGTCAACTTTGCAATAATTTAGTTTAGGTTGCTTGCGTAAATTAAGGGTTAAAGTGCCGTTCCGTGCCGTATGACATGGGGGGCACGATACAGGGGATGTCTCGGATCCTCCCTCCGTGCCACTGCATAGTGCTGCGTATCGCGCGAGGCAATATGATACACAACACCGTGCCACGCACTGTGCCTTGCtggcacacttttttttttttttgctttttgattttttttccttttgttttattatttaggGTATCAAGAAGCATTCTAGGTACTCGACACCttcaaaaatattacaaatcgaaaatctacttgttagataagtcaaaaaatttgttttatcaaat
The nucleotide sequence above comes from Ananas comosus cultivar F153 linkage group 17, ASM154086v1, whole genome shotgun sequence. Encoded proteins:
- the LOC109723048 gene encoding chitinase 6, with the translated sequence MPQSHYKYPFQNKFNHTTHIREHAHDHKMELFHPLLSLLALSLLFSGPRAAAAQNCGCSSDLCCSKWGYCGTGSDYCGAGCQEGPCEASPPANNVSVADVVTQEFFDGIIGQAGAGCVGRGFYTRDAFLSVVAAYPSFGRVGTVDDSKREIAAFFAHVTHETGHFCYIEEIDGPSKNYCDPSNTQYPCVPGKGYYGRGPLQISWNYNYGPAGNSIGFDGLGKPETVANDVTVSFKTALWFWMNNVHQLIVSGQGFGATIRAINGGLECDGKNPATVKARVGYYEDYCSQFGVDPGNNLTC